In Collimonas arenae, a single genomic region encodes these proteins:
- a CDS encoding threonine aldolase family protein: MQHFASDNQAGICPEALEYLLKSNDSGHEPSYGDDAWTQRVCDRMRDLFQTDCDVFFVFNGTAANSLALASLCQSYHSVICHELAHIETDECGGPEFFSNGSKLLTAKGENGKLTPDAIEALVTKRSDIHYPRPKVVSITQSTEVGTVYTVEEVRAIAAIAKRRQLKVHMDGARFANAVAALDVHPSEITWRAGVDVLCFGGTKNGLPVGEIVVFFDKQLAEDFAYRVKQAGQLASKMRFMSAPWLGLLDNDVWLRNARHANAMAKLLHQRLTDIAGVKVLFEPQANAVFAELPDHAAAAMRARGWKFYQFIGAGGCRLMCAWDTRQETVERFAAELRSLCIV, from the coding sequence TTGCAACACTTCGCCTCCGATAACCAGGCAGGTATTTGCCCCGAAGCGCTTGAGTATCTGCTCAAGAGCAACGACAGCGGCCACGAGCCGTCGTATGGCGACGACGCCTGGACTCAGCGCGTATGCGACCGCATGCGCGATTTGTTCCAGACCGATTGCGACGTCTTCTTCGTCTTCAACGGCACTGCCGCCAACTCGCTGGCGCTGGCATCGCTGTGCCAGTCTTATCACTCAGTGATTTGCCATGAGCTGGCGCATATCGAAACCGACGAATGCGGCGGCCCGGAATTTTTTTCCAACGGCTCCAAACTGCTGACGGCCAAAGGTGAAAACGGTAAGTTGACACCGGATGCGATCGAAGCGCTGGTGACCAAGCGCTCCGATATCCATTACCCGCGGCCAAAGGTAGTCAGCATCACGCAATCGACCGAAGTCGGCACTGTCTACACAGTGGAGGAAGTGCGGGCGATTGCGGCGATTGCCAAGCGCCGTCAGTTAAAAGTTCACATGGACGGTGCACGCTTCGCTAATGCGGTAGCGGCATTGGACGTGCATCCCTCCGAAATAACCTGGCGCGCCGGCGTCGATGTCTTGTGCTTTGGCGGTACCAAGAACGGTTTGCCGGTAGGTGAGATCGTGGTGTTTTTTGATAAACAGTTGGCCGAGGATTTTGCCTACCGCGTCAAACAGGCAGGTCAGCTTGCTTCCAAAATGCGCTTTATGTCGGCGCCGTGGCTGGGTTTGCTCGACAACGATGTCTGGTTGCGCAATGCCCGTCATGCCAACGCTATGGCCAAGCTGCTGCATCAACGTTTGACGGATATAGCTGGAGTGAAGGTATTGTTCGAACCGCAGGCGAACGCTGTTTTTGCCGAGTTGCCGGATCACGCCGCGGCGGCGATGCGGGCGCGTGGCTGGAAATTCTATCAATTCATCGGTGCCGGCGGTTGCCGTCTGATGTGTGCATGGGACACCCGGCAAGAGACGGTGGAACGCTTTGCTGCCGAGTTGCGGAGTTTGTGCATAGTCTAG